The Columba livia isolate bColLiv1 breed racing homer chromosome 2, bColLiv1.pat.W.v2, whole genome shotgun sequence genome includes the window CGAGGAATTGTCTCTTCCATGGAATAGGATCCCTGCGTGGCTTGCTTCCATCTGACTAATCCTTTCCTTCCACGCTCGTTATGATCTATGGGGGTCTTGGTGTGTGTCTTGCAtaggagctgggtgtgcagggtttattttttaaggttttagTCAGGAGGAGCTACACAGTTGAAAGCTGAGCAGAGGTTGTAGAAGTTTACTCATGGTACACAGACAGTGTTCGTGTGTAGACAACAAGCTGACACTGTTTCTCCCGGAGAAAGTGGGTGTTCATGTCTTGGGCTACCGTAGTCATTGGTGGCTGAAAAagtggctggatggcagagcccaaagagttgtggtacTGGAGTTAAATCCATTTGGTGGCCACTCACAAGTGcttttccccagggctcaatactgggtccagttctgtttaataatctttcttcttgatctggatgaggggatcgagtgcaccctcagtacatctgcagatgacaccaagtacAGTCAGGAGCGTTGAGCCACTTGGAgctaggaaggctctacagatggccctggaaaggctggatcaatgggctgagaccaattgcatgaggttcaacaaagccaagagtcgggtcctgcacttgggtcaccaCAACGCCATGAAGACTCCAGTAACTGTCAAGAGCTgtggaagagcggctggaaagctgcccggTGGTCAAGAACCTGGGGGTGTGGGTCGAcagtggctgaatatgagccagtgtgtgtggCCGTGATGGCCACCGGCGTCTTGGCTTgtgtcagcactggtgtggccagcaggagcaggacagtgagcaTCCCCTATTCTTGGCACtcgtgaggccacaccttgaatcgtgtgttcagttttgggcccctgaCGGAGAGAAAGACCTTCAAGTGCCTAAGCCATTTCAAAGAAGGAGAATGAAACTTGTGAAAAGTTGGAGCACAGCTGTGATGGGGGAACCactttgggttttggggtgtacagcctggagaaaagaaaagtgaggggagacctcctgtctgtctgcaactgcctgaaaggaggttgtagtgaggaagggattcagtctcttttcccaagtaccaagcgacaggacaagaggaaatggccttaaattagaaattagaaatttaggaatttagaaaattagaaattagaaaattttcttcccagaaaagggTTGTCCACAGTGGAGGAGATGACCACCTGGAGCCTGTAGAGCACCTGAcgctggagcaggtgggtgcACGCACAGGAGGTGTGACCCTGTAGGAAGCCTGTGTTGGACCACGGAATTGGCAGGACCCGTGAACCCGTGAGGAAAGTCTAAAtactaaatgattctgtgattctgctcctTGTGGAGCCGGAGAGTGatgctggggaaggaagatgGTCAAGTGTGTGTTGTCACAGGGAGGTCCAACCAGAGGCATGTTGAGGAGAGTGTTCTCGTGTCAAAATCTTTCTTTGGTCCAGTGATGGGCTTGTATCATGTTGTGGAAGTACCCCAGATTCTGGTCTGTGTTCTTGGTGGTATAGGAGGTGACATATTTCCTGGGAGAAGTCTTGTGGCCCTTTTCCCCCCTGTCCAGTTTGCTTCTTGAGCCCTGGCTTTGTGCTGGGTGAGGTTGGAAGAGCcttgagagaagaaagtaaagcgAGATGTCTCAGGCTGGGATGCAAGAGACCTTTATTGAGGAAACAAAAGAGTGAAAAGGCAGGAGCACCAAGTAGGCGGTGACAAGTATATGCTGCACGTAGGGTGACCATCAGCTGAGGTTGCTTCTGTGACATAGATCTTGCCAGAGCACCAAGATCTTCGTGGCTCCTTTAGAGGAAGAGCCATGGACAGCAGGTCCACGTGGCAAGAAGGGTCCAGAGGTGAGTCCACAATCCATGGCGTAGCTTCAATGCGGTAGGTGGTGTCCGTCAGGGGTGGTGGCGAGGGCCCTTAGCAGATGTATCCAGCCCTTCTGccgccaaagcagcccaggcctcCAAAGCCATAGCCGTTGCCGTAGCCGAAGGCCCCGGAGTTGATGGCAACTCCCTGGGCACTGAGTTCGTTGCCCACGGCAGCCGATGAGGAGGATCCGACGGcggtgctctgggggtgggaggtgaggatgggtcCTGGCAGGGTGACCAGCACGGCGGGAGGCTGGATGACGACgcgggagtcctggcactgcagggaacagggctcgttgcagctgttggccagcggggtggGTCCCCAGGAGCGGCAGGCGTTGTAGCAGgccatgtgtgtggtgtggaggaGCCCTGGAAGGGACGAGAGGCTGTTGAGCAAGCGCAGGGGCGTGGGGGTGCGAGGAGCGGTATTGCAGGAGGGCgagggagtggggaggctggtgtggggctgtggggagcctggcggtggggaggcgtgagggctgctgaggctgggggcagagcgtgctggaagagaggggccaggcggggcaggagaaggaggggaagggggttgaggctcaccttgttgagcgcggagggaggagaaggcgtcaggagaagtgtgtgagggagagaggcGCTGGGCCGGCTTTTATGCTGGTCCCCGAGGGGCGGGACAGCCTTTGCGCATGGCGACaatttgcagccagcagctgtctgatgccacagcctggccaggaatgaggagggtgtgttttccttcccgcaatgctccaatttcttgttcttgtctTGAGGACGTGTCCACTTGGCCCCGGCAGCAGCTTTGAAGTGCGAGCATTAGTGGCCAAAGACTTGGCCTTGCTGGCGCGTGTCAGGGCGGGCAAAGAACGCGGCCAGGGCGTAGCAGAGGTGGGGTGTCGTCAGTGAGGTCATCCCATGGCACTCGTGTGGTTTGCAGTTGCCTTGTGAAGAGGGGGCCCCAGTTCCTCACAGCCCTGACAGGCTGGTCCTGgcttttgtgcttttgtagTCATGAGGGCTACCACTTCCATTGTCCTTTCACTCCCTTTCTTGCTACCATCTTGCTAAGCCTTTCTTTAAGCCTGGCCTATCCCACTGGGTGTCCTTTATGGGTGTCTTGTTGCACGTCTTGCTGCAAGCTTGTAGCTGGGTGTACTGGGCTTACGTGGCAAGGTTTGGGTTGCGAGGGAGCTGCTTGgttgttttctgtcagaagCTTGCAGAAATTTCCCTAAGCGTGAAACAGAGGTCTGACCTGCAGCAAGATGACCTAGTAGGGTAGAAGACTGGCTGAAACTCGGGAAAAGAGAGTTTATGACCTCTGTAAGACAGGGCAGGCAACTTAGAAGGACTACATGGGTGTAGTGAGTTTATGCAGGGAGAACACCAGAAGGGCCATAGCTCAATTAGAACTTCGTCTGCCTACTGCTTTAAAACATGACCATGACGTGGCCTTGATGGCACATGTCAGGGCGGTCAGAGGATGCAGCCAAAGCGCAGGAGAGGTGGAGTGTCATCAGTGAGGTCATCCCATGGCACTCGTGTGGTTTGCGGTTGCATTGTGTGGAGGGGGCCTCATTTCCTTGCAGCGCTGGCAATCTGCTCTGGGCTttggagctgtgctggcctCGAGGAATTGTCTCTTCCATGGAATAGGATCCCTGCGTGGCTTGCTTCCATCTGACTAATCCTTTCCTTCCACGCTCGTTATGATCTATGGGGGTCTTGGTGTGTGTCTTGCAtaggagctgggtgtgcagggtttattttttaaggttttagTCAGGAGGAGCTACACAGCTGAAAGCTGAGCAGAGGTTGTAGAAGTTTACTCATGGTACACAGACAGTGTTCGTGTGTAGACAACAAGCTGACACTGTTTCTCCCGGAGAAAGTGGGTGTTCATGTCTTGGGCTACCGTAGTCATTGGTGGCTGAAAAagtggctggatggcagagcccaaagagttgtggtacTGGAGTTAAATCCATTTGGTGGCCACTCACAAGTGcttttccccagggctcaatactgggtccagttctgtttaataatctttcttcttgatctgga containing:
- the LOC135578620 gene encoding feather keratin 4-like — protein: MACYNACRSWGPTPLANSCNEPCSLQCQDSRVVIQPPAVLVTLPGPILTSHPQSTAVGSSSSAAVGNELSAQGVAINSGAFGYGNGYGFGGLGCFGGRRAGYIC